Proteins encoded within one genomic window of Amycolatopsis sp. 2-15:
- a CDS encoding MFS transporter: protein MVLGDNEVTKSVAASSGDRRVQVRRAALAGSIGTTIEWYDFFLYNTAAALVFPHLFFPASTGYAGVMQSFATYAVGFAARPVGAAIFGHWGDRLGRKATLIVTLLLMGLSSALVGMLPGTASIGIAAPLILVLLRLVQGIAIGGEWSGSVLLAMEWGDQRRRGLLASFAQVGVPVGLVLGTGGMTLLSATLSQEDFDSWGWRIPFLLSLVLVVIGLVIRLRILETPMFAGVVANKKTSKAPVKDAVRHHWREILLSAGLRFSEQMPFYLFTSFVLVYVVQRPEFSKTFVLNAVLVGALAELVLIPVFSQLSDRIGRKRVYLSGSVLTAVIAFPYFTVLSHSGHVLIFVAVIVSLVAHAMQYGPQAALIGESFPTHLRYGGAGLGYQLASVFAGGPAPLLATWLLHLTGTPYSVSIYIVLSAVVTILCVIALPDRSKANIDDVSVYARR from the coding sequence ATGGTTCTAGGCGACAACGAAGTCACCAAGTCAGTCGCAGCGTCCTCCGGAGACCGTCGAGTGCAGGTGCGGCGGGCGGCGCTCGCCGGGTCGATCGGCACGACGATCGAGTGGTACGACTTCTTCCTCTACAACACCGCCGCTGCACTTGTCTTCCCCCACCTGTTCTTCCCCGCCTCGACCGGCTACGCGGGCGTGATGCAGTCGTTCGCGACCTACGCCGTGGGTTTCGCCGCACGGCCGGTCGGCGCGGCGATCTTCGGGCACTGGGGCGACCGCCTGGGGCGCAAGGCGACGCTCATCGTCACGCTGCTGCTGATGGGCTTGTCGTCGGCTCTCGTGGGGATGCTGCCGGGGACCGCGTCGATCGGGATCGCGGCGCCGCTCATCCTGGTGCTGCTGCGCCTGGTGCAGGGCATCGCGATCGGTGGTGAGTGGAGCGGATCGGTACTGCTCGCGATGGAATGGGGTGACCAACGCCGGCGCGGGCTGCTCGCGAGTTTCGCGCAAGTCGGCGTGCCGGTCGGCCTGGTGCTCGGAACCGGTGGCATGACGCTGCTGTCGGCGACGCTGTCGCAGGAGGACTTCGATTCGTGGGGCTGGCGGATCCCGTTCCTGCTGAGCCTGGTGCTCGTGGTCATCGGCCTGGTGATCCGGCTGCGGATCCTCGAAACTCCGATGTTCGCGGGGGTCGTGGCGAACAAGAAGACGTCGAAGGCGCCGGTGAAGGACGCGGTGCGCCACCACTGGCGGGAGATCCTGCTGTCGGCCGGTCTGCGCTTCAGCGAGCAAATGCCGTTCTACCTGTTCACCAGCTTCGTGCTCGTGTATGTGGTGCAGCGCCCTGAGTTCAGCAAGACCTTCGTCCTCAACGCGGTGCTCGTCGGCGCGTTGGCGGAGCTGGTCCTGATCCCCGTGTTCTCCCAGTTGTCCGACCGCATCGGCCGAAAACGGGTGTATCTGAGCGGCTCCGTGCTCACGGCGGTGATCGCGTTCCCGTACTTCACGGTCCTGAGCCACAGCGGGCATGTGCTGATCTTCGTGGCGGTGATCGTGTCGCTGGTCGCGCACGCGATGCAGTACGGGCCGCAGGCCGCGCTGATCGGCGAGAGCTTCCCGACGCACCTGCGCTATGGCGGCGCCGGCCTCGGTTACCAGCTGGCGTCGGTGTTCGCGGGCGGTCCCGCGCCGCTGCTGGCGACGTGGCTGCTGCACCTGACCGGCACGCCGTACTCGGTGTCGATCTACATCGTGTTGTCCGCGGTGGTCACGATCCTGTGTGTGATCGCGCTGCCCGACCGGTCGAAGGCGAACATCGACGACGTGAGCGTCTACGCCCGCCGTTAG
- a CDS encoding SPFH domain-containing protein: MVVPQAQSAVIERLGRFRTVASPGLTFLVPFLDKVRARIDLREQVVSFPPQPVITEDNLTVNIDTVVYFQVTDSRAAVYEISNYIIGVEQLTTTTLRNVVGGMSLEQTLTSRDAINSQLRGVLDEATGRWGIRVARVELKAIDPPPSIQDSMEKQMRADREKRAMILTAEGQRESSIKTAEGQKQSQILSAEGQKQAAILAAEAERQSRILRAQGERAARYLQAQGQAKAIEKVFAAIKAGRPTPEVLAYQYLQTLPQMAQGDANKVWMIPSDYGKALEGFARALGAPGDDGVFRYEPPKDDTPERPDLDDDEVAGWFDTSTDPKVAEAVAAAEAVARKEVPSPLNPAPPRRALGGATPAPEAAAPAAPAEEEPAAPPAPATPPQPSTPPPGVQQQNPPSLPQPQPPTTPPGGPYQGPPQQFGGQQGQGPGSGPFPQQGPFGGPQGGPPQQRR, translated from the coding sequence ATGGTGGTGCCGCAGGCCCAGTCGGCGGTGATCGAGCGACTCGGCCGGTTCCGCACGGTCGCCTCGCCCGGCCTGACGTTCCTGGTGCCGTTCCTGGACAAGGTCCGCGCCCGGATCGACCTGCGCGAGCAGGTCGTCTCGTTCCCGCCGCAGCCGGTGATCACCGAGGACAACCTCACGGTCAACATCGACACCGTCGTGTACTTCCAGGTCACCGACTCGCGTGCCGCGGTGTACGAGATCTCCAACTACATCATCGGTGTCGAGCAGCTCACCACCACCACGCTCCGCAACGTGGTCGGCGGCATGAGCCTGGAGCAGACGCTGACCTCCCGCGATGCGATCAACAGCCAGCTGCGCGGCGTGCTCGACGAGGCCACCGGCCGCTGGGGCATCCGCGTCGCGCGGGTCGAGCTCAAGGCGATCGACCCGCCGCCGTCGATCCAGGACTCGATGGAGAAGCAGATGCGCGCCGACCGGGAGAAGCGCGCGATGATCCTCACCGCCGAAGGTCAGCGGGAGTCGTCGATCAAGACGGCGGAAGGCCAGAAGCAGAGCCAGATCCTCTCCGCGGAAGGCCAGAAGCAGGCCGCGATCCTCGCGGCCGAGGCCGAGCGGCAGTCCCGCATCCTGCGCGCGCAGGGTGAACGCGCCGCCCGCTACCTGCAGGCCCAGGGCCAGGCGAAGGCGATCGAGAAGGTTTTCGCCGCCATCAAGGCCGGCCGGCCGACGCCCGAGGTGCTCGCCTACCAGTACCTGCAAACCCTGCCCCAGATGGCGCAGGGCGACGCGAACAAGGTCTGGATGATCCCGAGCGACTACGGCAAGGCCCTCGAAGGCTTCGCCCGCGCGCTCGGCGCCCCCGGCGACGACGGCGTGTTCCGCTACGAGCCGCCGAAGGACGACACCCCCGAACGGCCCGACCTCGACGACGACGAGGTCGCCGGCTGGTTCGACACCTCGACCGACCCGAAGGTCGCCGAGGCCGTCGCCGCCGCGGAAGCCGTGGCGCGCAAGGAGGTGCCGAGCCCGCTCAACCCCGCGCCGCCGCGCCGCGCCCTCGGCGGAGCCACCCCGGCACCGGAAGCCGCGGCTCCGGCCGCACCGGCGGAGGAAGAGCCGGCCGCCCCGCCGGCCCCGGCCACGCCGCCGCAGCCCAGCACGCCGCCTCCGGGTGTCCAGCAGCAGAACCCGCCGTCGCTCCCGCAGCCGCAGCCCCCGACCACGCCGCCGGGTGGCCCGTACCAGGGCCCGCCGCAGCAGTTCGGCGGGCAGCAGGGTCAGGGCCCGGGCAGCGGGCCGTTCCCGCAGCAGGGCCCGTTCGGCGGACCCCAGGGCGGGCCGCCGCAGCAGCGCCGCTGA
- a CDS encoding NfeD family protein, whose protein sequence is MAVALIWLIIGIVLMIAEVISGDFVLIMLGIAALLGAGSEAITGNIFIDVAVFAVSSVALLALARPALKRRFLAGSHTPTGTDALIGARAVVVSTVDYDAGQVKIGGEIWSARAVHESHPPIAPGTSVTVVEISGATAVVDIVS, encoded by the coding sequence ATGGCAGTAGCGTTGATCTGGCTGATCATCGGCATCGTCCTGATGATCGCGGAAGTCATCTCCGGCGACTTCGTGTTGATCATGCTCGGCATCGCCGCGCTGCTCGGCGCCGGCTCCGAAGCGATCACCGGCAACATCTTCATCGACGTCGCGGTGTTCGCCGTCAGCTCCGTCGCACTGCTGGCACTGGCCCGCCCCGCGCTCAAGCGCCGCTTCCTCGCCGGCTCCCACACGCCCACGGGCACGGACGCGCTCATCGGCGCCCGCGCCGTCGTGGTGTCCACAGTGGATTACGACGCCGGGCAGGTGAAGATCGGGGGAGAGATCTGGTCAGCGCGCGCGGTGCACGAGTCACACCCGCCGATCGCGCCGGGCACCAGCGTCACCGTCGTCGAGATCTCCGGCGCCACCGCCGTGGTGGACATCGTGTCGTGA
- a CDS encoding DUF3097 domain-containing protein, with protein MRSHSYDDVLSGPRKRKIPEIPAEPGLVVEDPASGYCGAVVKIEYGNVVLEDAKGRHRVFPLGPAAFLLEGKPVTLVPVRKAAAPVKRVSASGSVKVQGLQARVARDSRIWVEGKHDAELVERVWGHDLRVEGVVVEPLDGVDVLAERIEEFGTGPGRRLGVLVDHLVKGSKESRLVAQVRDEQVLVTGHPYVDIWQAVKPEAVGIRAWPEIPRGTEWKVGICDALGWGETYEGWQRVLAAVSSFRDLETPLIGAVERLIDFVTEPAE; from the coding sequence GTGCGCTCACATTCGTACGACGACGTGCTGTCGGGTCCGCGCAAGCGGAAGATCCCCGAGATCCCGGCCGAACCCGGCCTGGTGGTCGAAGATCCGGCCAGCGGCTACTGCGGCGCGGTCGTGAAGATCGAGTACGGCAATGTCGTGCTCGAGGACGCCAAAGGTCGCCACCGCGTGTTCCCGCTCGGCCCGGCGGCGTTCCTGCTGGAGGGCAAGCCCGTCACGCTCGTGCCGGTCCGCAAGGCCGCCGCGCCCGTCAAGCGGGTGTCGGCGTCGGGGTCGGTGAAGGTGCAGGGCTTGCAGGCCCGCGTCGCGCGGGATTCCCGGATCTGGGTCGAGGGCAAGCACGATGCCGAGCTCGTCGAACGCGTGTGGGGCCACGACCTGCGCGTGGAAGGCGTGGTCGTGGAGCCGCTCGACGGCGTCGATGTGCTGGCCGAGAGGATCGAAGAGTTCGGCACCGGGCCCGGCCGCCGCCTCGGCGTGCTCGTCGACCACCTCGTCAAGGGCAGCAAGGAGTCACGGCTGGTCGCGCAGGTTCGCGATGAGCAGGTGCTCGTGACCGGTCACCCGTACGTGGACATCTGGCAGGCCGTGAAACCCGAGGCCGTCGGCATCCGCGCGTGGCCGGAGATCCCGCGCGGCACCGAGTGGAAGGTCGGCATCTGCGATGCGCTCGGCTGGGGCGAGACCTATGAGGGCTGGCAACGGGTCCTGGCCGCCGTGAGCAGTTTCCGCGACCTCGAGACGCCGCTCATCGGCGCCGTCGAACGCCTCATCGACTTCGTCACCGAGCCTGCTGAATGA
- a CDS encoding M50 family metallopeptidase — MRFFGFLPFSGEVEVMAGGGFFGSLTGTVEAPGQWMVLVTGLFAAAVSAGTFAFLASEKDLLIGRANVLGTVFHEGGHALASVVTGGGVYRIAITSADSGATWSWTPSPWSRTLTSVAGYAMPSLAGLGAAGLLRHGYAPAVLALTTLVMVLVLVVTRDLITFVAVVALGMVTFTVWRTAPGWVQNAVAYGEAWLLLTSEIGGLGALVSNRVRHGLRHHTDDAAGLAELTSIPAFVWIAGWFVVIGWALEKAVPLLWP, encoded by the coding sequence GTGCGATTCTTCGGGTTCCTGCCGTTCTCCGGGGAGGTCGAGGTCATGGCGGGTGGGGGCTTCTTCGGGTCGCTGACCGGCACGGTCGAAGCGCCCGGACAGTGGATGGTGCTGGTGACAGGCCTGTTCGCGGCCGCGGTGTCGGCGGGAACGTTCGCGTTCCTGGCGAGCGAGAAAGATCTGCTGATCGGACGTGCGAACGTGCTGGGGACGGTGTTCCACGAAGGCGGACACGCGCTCGCCAGCGTCGTCACCGGCGGCGGGGTGTACCGGATCGCGATCACCAGCGCCGACAGCGGCGCCACGTGGTCGTGGACGCCGTCGCCGTGGTCGCGGACCTTGACGAGCGTGGCCGGGTACGCGATGCCGTCGCTGGCCGGGCTCGGGGCCGCCGGGTTGCTGCGCCACGGCTACGCGCCCGCCGTCCTCGCGCTCACCACACTGGTGATGGTGCTCGTGCTGGTGGTCACGCGTGACCTGATCACCTTCGTCGCGGTCGTCGCGCTCGGGATGGTCACCTTCACCGTCTGGCGGACGGCACCGGGGTGGGTGCAGAACGCCGTCGCGTACGGCGAGGCGTGGCTGCTGCTCACCAGCGAGATCGGCGGGCTGGGCGCGCTCGTGTCCAACCGGGTGCGCCACGGCCTGCGCCACCACACCGACGACGCGGCCGGCCTCGCGGAGCTCACGTCGATCCCGGCGTTCGTGTGGATCGCCGGCTGGTTCGTGGTCATCGGCTGGGCGCTGGAGAAGGCGGTGCCGCTCCTGTGGCCGTGA
- a CDS encoding hemerythrin domain-containing protein: protein MTREMRMVHTALRREFGLMPKLIAGVAEGDTARAALVADHLELVGTILHHHHHAEDLEIWPHLLERCPAEVAPLVYGMERHHERIAFLAVDLTDAVAAWRAEPNPARRDAVLAVLDPLITVLC from the coding sequence ATGACCCGCGAGATGCGCATGGTGCACACCGCGCTGCGCCGCGAGTTCGGCCTGATGCCGAAGCTGATCGCCGGCGTCGCCGAAGGGGACACGGCGCGCGCCGCGCTCGTCGCCGACCACCTCGAGCTCGTCGGCACGATCCTGCACCACCACCATCACGCCGAAGACCTCGAGATCTGGCCCCACCTGCTCGAACGCTGCCCCGCCGAAGTCGCGCCGCTCGTGTACGGCATGGAGCGCCACCACGAACGCATCGCGTTCCTGGCCGTCGACCTCACCGACGCTGTCGCGGCCTGGCGCGCCGAGCCGAACCCCGCACGCCGCGACGCCGTGCTGGCCGTGCTCGACCCGCTGATCACTGTGCTCTGCTAG
- a CDS encoding phosphotransferase, whose translation MAALLSDSLDAAARARLVDRFGAGVGPWCDALPELVARLAQRWNLTVREERPGNTGRTLLCDSPDGPRVLKLCPDPGIAQAEATALQAWAGLPRVVQLLDTDLGAGAILLEGLVPGTTLTGADVPWDQVRDLLGRLHGVAADGPFPTQLERVHTMFDLAERRLRGSTAEAHLPVDVLHAGRTCAETLATTGPVALVHGDLHPGNVLDAGPARGIVAIDPRPCVGDPAFDGVDWAFVPLADGGTLADGLAELPDPGRTRAWCVALAPLIAMGPLRRAGPTSFTDSVLTLLR comes from the coding sequence CTGGCCGCTCTTCTGAGCGACTCGCTGGACGCGGCGGCCCGCGCACGGCTCGTCGACCGGTTCGGCGCGGGCGTCGGCCCCTGGTGCGACGCGCTGCCCGAACTCGTCGCGCGCCTCGCGCAGCGCTGGAACCTCACGGTCCGGGAAGAGCGCCCGGGCAACACCGGCCGGACGCTGCTGTGCGACAGCCCTGATGGTCCCCGCGTCCTGAAGCTGTGCCCCGATCCCGGGATCGCCCAGGCCGAGGCCACGGCGCTGCAGGCGTGGGCCGGTCTGCCGCGGGTCGTGCAGCTGCTCGACACCGACCTCGGCGCGGGCGCGATCCTGCTCGAAGGCCTCGTGCCCGGCACCACCCTGACCGGCGCCGACGTCCCGTGGGACCAGGTCCGCGACCTGCTCGGCCGGCTCCACGGGGTCGCCGCGGACGGCCCGTTCCCGACCCAGCTCGAGCGCGTCCACACGATGTTCGACCTCGCTGAACGCCGCTTGCGCGGCAGCACCGCGGAAGCGCATCTGCCGGTGGACGTCCTGCACGCCGGGCGTACCTGCGCCGAAACCCTCGCCACGACCGGCCCGGTCGCCCTCGTCCACGGCGACCTGCACCCCGGCAACGTCCTCGACGCCGGCCCGGCCCGCGGCATCGTCGCGATCGACCCCCGCCCGTGCGTCGGCGACCCCGCCTTCGACGGCGTCGACTGGGCGTTCGTCCCGCTCGCCGACGGCGGCACGCTCGCCGACGGCCTCGCCGAGTTGCCCGACCCGGGCCGCACCCGCGCGTGGTGCGTCGCGCTCGCCCCGCTCATCGCGATGGGACCCCTGCGCCGCGCCGGTCCGACGTCCTTCACCGACTCGGTCCTCACCCTCTTGCGATAG
- a CDS encoding SCO1664 family protein: MASTPPEPTDPAARDFVTHGRIDVEGRLVDASNVTLFCAIELDGVTGRVVYKPVSGERPLWDFPDGTLAGREVATAMIADASGLGAIPPTVLRDGPFGPGMVQLWVETSEDDDVVDVCAPEEVPEGWRTVLHAHDRLGDPAVLVHADHPGMRELAVLDVIVNNTDRKGGHLLAGTDGRVYGVDHGICLHTDPKLRTVLWGWIGERLGDQTAEKLRKLRSDLDGKLGADLGEHITTFEVRALSQRTDFLLAEGVFPEPGDDWRAIPWPLF, from the coding sequence GTGGCCAGCACCCCGCCGGAACCGACGGACCCCGCCGCGCGCGATTTCGTCACGCACGGCCGCATCGACGTCGAGGGCCGGCTCGTCGACGCCTCCAACGTCACCCTGTTCTGCGCGATCGAGCTCGACGGCGTCACCGGCCGCGTGGTCTACAAGCCGGTGTCGGGGGAGCGGCCGCTGTGGGACTTCCCCGACGGCACCCTCGCCGGCCGTGAGGTCGCGACCGCGATGATCGCCGACGCGTCCGGCCTCGGCGCCATTCCGCCCACCGTCCTGCGCGACGGCCCGTTCGGGCCCGGCATGGTCCAGCTGTGGGTGGAGACCTCCGAGGACGACGACGTCGTCGACGTCTGCGCGCCCGAGGAGGTCCCCGAAGGCTGGCGCACCGTGCTGCACGCCCACGACCGCCTCGGCGACCCGGCGGTCCTGGTACACGCCGACCACCCCGGGATGCGTGAGCTCGCCGTGCTCGACGTCATCGTGAACAACACCGACCGCAAGGGCGGGCACCTGCTCGCCGGCACCGACGGCCGCGTCTACGGTGTCGACCACGGCATCTGCCTGCACACCGACCCGAAGCTGCGGACCGTGCTGTGGGGCTGGATCGGCGAGCGTCTCGGGGACCAAACCGCGGAGAAGCTGCGCAAGCTGCGGTCCGACCTCGACGGCAAGCTCGGCGCCGACCTCGGTGAGCACATCACCACCTTCGAGGTCCGCGCGCTTTCCCAGCGCACCGACTTCCTGCTCGCCGAAGGTGTCTTCCCCGAACCCGGCGACGACTGGCGCGCGATTCCCTGGCCGCTCTTCTGA
- a CDS encoding DUF3090 domain-containing protein, with the protein MSRVIHVFRKPDRFVAGTVGEPGDRTFYLQASEDVRTISVTIEKQQVVVLAERLGSLLEEVASRFGADVPTDVPDDQLDVDPLTVPVEEEFRVGTMGLGWDADSSAVVIELLAITEGEVDETVVLDDTEEGPDAVRVFLTPVAARGFAERADRVVNAGRKPCPLCGEPLDATGHICPRQNGYRRDVDVAED; encoded by the coding sequence ATGTCTCGCGTAATCCACGTCTTCCGCAAGCCCGACCGGTTCGTTGCCGGAACGGTCGGCGAGCCCGGCGATCGCACGTTCTACCTCCAGGCGTCGGAAGATGTCAGGACGATCAGCGTGACGATCGAGAAACAGCAGGTCGTCGTCCTCGCCGAACGCCTCGGCTCCCTTCTCGAGGAGGTCGCCAGCCGCTTCGGCGCCGACGTGCCCACCGACGTACCCGACGACCAGCTCGACGTCGACCCCCTCACGGTCCCCGTCGAGGAGGAGTTCCGCGTCGGCACCATGGGCCTCGGCTGGGACGCCGACTCCAGTGCCGTCGTGATCGAGCTCCTCGCGATCACCGAGGGTGAGGTCGACGAAACGGTGGTCCTCGACGACACCGAAGAGGGCCCCGACGCCGTGCGCGTGTTCCTCACCCCGGTCGCCGCCCGCGGGTTCGCCGAGCGCGCCGACCGCGTGGTCAACGCCGGGCGCAAGCCCTGCCCGCTGTGCGGCGAGCCCCTCGACGCGACCGGGCACATCTGCCCGCGGCAGAACGGCTACCGCCGCGACGTCGACGTGGCCGAGGACTGA
- a CDS encoding prolyl oligopeptidase family serine peptidase codes for MPQISAYGTWTSPVSAADVAATGGGAQWLATVGHELWWAEARPAEGGRVALVRAVPGDGVEDVLPAPWNVRNRVHEYGGRPWVAIGDVVVFTHWADQRVYASVAGEVRPLTAEPAAPQGVRYGDLRAGRAGEVWAVRERSTGPHRTDISRELVAIPLAGGAERVLVEGHRFFTAPQLSPDGAHAAWLAWDHPAMPWDGTELFVAPVDGDGVFGAARVLAGGADVAICQLEWETPDRLLALLDPDGWWNLHRVGLDGSVVNLAPVEQEIGGAMWKLGPSWFAPLGGGRHAVLTPDGLAVLDEHAGSVTPVVPELSVWSTSGLAAVPGGVVGIAGGADRESAVVRVDFEAGTWTALTPQPADLPPAEYLPVPQERVFTAADGSRIPAFVFPPRNPDFTGPEGEQPPFLVHVHGGPTGRSDAALDLTIAYFTSRGIGVVAVNYGGSTGYGRAFRERLREQWGVVDVGDCVAVAEALVAEGAADGARLGIRGGSAGGFTSAASITMTRTYAAATVKFPILDLATWTGAGGETHDFESQYLVGLVGPYPQTEERYRERSPITHAGSLAGPVLFLQGLEDQICPPEQADRFVAGLAGSGVDHAYLRFPGEQHGFRRAETIVTALEAELSFYGQVFGFATPDVPKLELSR; via the coding sequence GTGCCACAGATCTCTGCATACGGAACCTGGACCTCACCCGTTTCGGCGGCGGACGTGGCGGCCACGGGAGGTGGGGCGCAGTGGCTGGCGACCGTGGGTCACGAACTGTGGTGGGCCGAGGCCCGACCGGCCGAAGGCGGCCGTGTCGCGCTAGTGCGGGCGGTGCCGGGTGACGGGGTCGAGGACGTGCTGCCCGCGCCGTGGAACGTGCGCAACCGGGTGCACGAGTACGGCGGCCGCCCGTGGGTCGCGATCGGCGACGTCGTGGTTTTCACCCATTGGGCCGATCAGCGGGTGTACGCGTCGGTAGCCGGTGAAGTGAGGCCGCTGACGGCGGAGCCGGCCGCGCCGCAGGGCGTGCGGTACGGCGATCTCCGCGCGGGCCGCGCCGGTGAGGTGTGGGCGGTGCGCGAACGCAGCACCGGGCCACACCGCACGGACATCTCCCGTGAGCTCGTGGCGATCCCCCTCGCGGGCGGCGCCGAGCGGGTGCTCGTGGAGGGGCACCGGTTTTTCACCGCTCCGCAGCTCTCGCCCGACGGCGCGCACGCCGCGTGGCTCGCGTGGGACCACCCGGCGATGCCGTGGGACGGCACGGAGCTGTTCGTCGCGCCCGTCGACGGCGACGGGGTGTTCGGTGCGGCCCGCGTGCTGGCCGGTGGCGCCGACGTGGCGATCTGCCAGCTGGAGTGGGAGACGCCGGACCGGCTGCTGGCGCTGCTGGACCCGGATGGCTGGTGGAACCTGCATCGCGTCGGGCTCGACGGGTCGGTGGTGAACCTGGCGCCGGTGGAGCAGGAGATCGGCGGTGCGATGTGGAAGCTCGGCCCGAGCTGGTTCGCCCCGCTCGGCGGCGGGCGGCACGCTGTCCTCACGCCGGACGGGCTGGCGGTGCTCGACGAGCACGCCGGTTCGGTGACGCCGGTGGTGCCGGAGCTGAGCGTGTGGTCGACGTCGGGGCTGGCCGCGGTGCCGGGTGGCGTCGTGGGGATCGCCGGGGGCGCGGACCGCGAGAGCGCCGTGGTGCGCGTGGATTTCGAGGCGGGCACGTGGACGGCGCTGACGCCGCAGCCGGCCGACCTGCCGCCGGCGGAGTACCTGCCGGTGCCGCAGGAGCGCGTGTTCACCGCGGCGGACGGTTCGCGGATCCCGGCGTTCGTGTTCCCGCCACGGAACCCGGACTTCACCGGTCCCGAGGGTGAGCAGCCGCCGTTCCTGGTCCACGTGCACGGCGGGCCGACCGGGCGCAGCGACGCGGCGCTGGACCTGACGATCGCGTACTTCACCAGCCGCGGCATCGGCGTGGTGGCCGTGAACTACGGCGGCTCCACCGGTTACGGCCGGGCGTTCCGGGAGCGGTTGCGCGAGCAGTGGGGTGTAGTGGACGTCGGCGACTGCGTGGCGGTGGCCGAGGCGCTCGTGGCCGAGGGCGCCGCCGACGGCGCACGGCTGGGGATCCGCGGCGGCAGCGCGGGCGGGTTCACCTCGGCGGCGTCGATCACGATGACCCGCACATACGCGGCGGCGACGGTGAAGTTCCCGATCCTGGACCTCGCCACCTGGACCGGCGCCGGCGGGGAGACGCACGACTTCGAGTCGCAGTACCTGGTGGGACTGGTCGGGCCGTACCCGCAGACCGAGGAGCGCTACCGGGAGCGTTCGCCGATCACGCACGCGGGTTCGCTGGCGGGGCCGGTGCTGTTCCTGCAGGGGCTGGAGGACCAGATCTGCCCGCCGGAGCAGGCGGACCGGTTCGTCGCCGGGCTGGCCGGCAGCGGCGTCGACCACGCCTACCTGCGGTTCCCCGGTGAGCAGCACGGGTTCCGGCGGGCCGAGACGATCGTGACCGCGCTGGAGGCCGAGCTGTCGTTCTACGGCCAGGTGTTCGGGTTCGCGACGCCGGACGTGCCGAAGCTGGAGCTGTCCCGATGA
- a CDS encoding S66 peptidase family protein: protein MRPPRLAPGDTVALVAPSGPVAPDLLDAALPVLRGWGVKVRVGEAVHGSTSGYLSAPDEMRAAEFTAAWLDPEVSCVLAARGGYGAQRMLDLIDWTALRAAGPKVLAGSSDVTALHRAVAAHLDLDTLFSPMPASVLFDETAAEHLRRTLFEPERTRVLHAPAADVLVAGRASGVLVGGNLSLLAAGLGTAEQASAADGIVLLEDVTESVYRIDRMLTQLLRAGWFAGAQGVVLGSWAACGDPAEIRALVLDRLAPLDIPVLGDFGFGHVASSPTLPLGARASLDTELGTLTLDSPALD, encoded by the coding sequence ATGAGACCACCGCGGCTGGCGCCCGGGGACACGGTGGCGCTGGTGGCACCGTCCGGTCCCGTGGCGCCGGACCTGCTCGACGCGGCGCTGCCGGTGCTGCGTGGCTGGGGCGTGAAGGTGCGGGTCGGCGAGGCGGTGCACGGCTCGACGTCGGGCTACCTGTCGGCGCCGGACGAGATGCGGGCGGCCGAGTTCACGGCCGCGTGGCTCGACCCGGAGGTCTCGTGCGTGCTCGCGGCCCGCGGCGGGTACGGCGCGCAGCGGATGCTGGACCTGATCGACTGGACGGCGCTGCGAGCGGCCGGCCCGAAGGTGCTCGCGGGGTCGTCCGACGTGACGGCGCTGCACCGAGCCGTGGCCGCGCACCTGGACCTGGACACGCTGTTCTCGCCGATGCCCGCTTCGGTCCTGTTCGACGAGACCGCGGCCGAGCACCTGCGGCGCACGCTGTTCGAACCGGAGCGCACGCGCGTGCTGCACGCGCCGGCCGCCGACGTGCTCGTGGCGGGCCGCGCTTCGGGCGTGCTGGTGGGCGGCAACCTGTCGCTGCTCGCGGCCGGGCTCGGCACGGCGGAGCAGGCGTCGGCCGCGGACGGGATCGTGCTGCTGGAGGACGTGACCGAGAGCGTGTACCGGATCGACCGGATGCTGACGCAGCTGCTGCGCGCGGGCTGGTTCGCCGGCGCGCAGGGCGTGGTGCTGGGCTCGTGGGCCGCGTGCGGGGACCCGGCCGAGATCCGGGCGCTGGTGCTGGACCGCCTGGCGCCCCTGGACATCCCCGTGCTGGGCGACTTCGGCTTCGGCCACGTGGCGTCCTCGCCGACGCTCCCGCTGGGCGCACGGGCTTCGCTGGACACGGAGCTGGGCACGCTGACCCTCGACTCCCCCGCGCTGGACTGA
- a CDS encoding TIGR03668 family PPOX class F420-dependent oxidoreductase, with the protein MRLSADEARTRFLDARVARLATASAAGVPHLVPVTFAVSGDSVAFAVDHKPKSTTALRRLANIAENPAVSFLVDAYSDDWSQLWWARADGVARVLDPGARAEPVSWLVAKYPQYAEHPPEHAVVLTTVRSWHGWSFS; encoded by the coding sequence ATGCGGCTTTCCGCTGACGAGGCCCGCACCCGGTTCCTGGACGCCCGGGTGGCCCGCCTGGCGACGGCCTCGGCTGCCGGCGTGCCGCACTTGGTCCCGGTGACGTTCGCGGTGTCCGGCGATTCGGTCGCCTTCGCCGTCGACCACAAACCCAAGTCGACAACCGCGCTGCGCCGCCTGGCGAACATCGCGGAGAACCCGGCGGTGTCCTTCCTGGTCGACGCCTACTCCGACGACTGGTCCCAGCTGTGGTGGGCCCGCGCGGACGGCGTCGCGCGAGTGCTGGATCCGGGCGCGCGAGCCGAGCCGGTGTCGTGGCTGGTGGCGAAGTACCCGCAGTACGCCGAGCACCCGCCGGAACACGCGGTGGTCCTCACGACCGTCCGCTCGTGGCACGGCTGGTCGTTCTCGTAA